Proteins from one Staphylococcus sp. IVB6214 genomic window:
- the purF gene encoding amidophosphoribosyltransferase — protein MYDIRGLNEECGVFGIWNHPYAAHLTYLALHSLQHRGQEGAGIVCSNGEQLFGARGMGLLTEAISDEQLKSLEGYQSAIGHVRYATTGASEISNVQPFLFKHSKGDLGLAHNGNLTNAHQIRRAIESEGGIFQTTSDSEVLAHLLIKGKSKHIKANQKAALNQVKGAFSCVILNEQQLTATRDNCGVRPLMLGKVDGAYCIASETCAFTAIGAEYIRDIEPGELITFSGDNDVDYDSYTPDTHQHMCAMEYIYFARPDSEFQKHSIYQVRKALGRQLAKEMGIEADIVIGVPDSSLQAAKGFSEETGIPNEQGLLKNRYIGRTFITPDQTVRERQVRMKHSPIRDVVEGKRVVVIDDSIVRGTTSKYIVKALKSAGAREVHMGISSPPLKNPCYYGIDVSTHAELMAAQYSVETIKDMIGADSLTYLSVEGMHDVFKQYGSKGECNACFTGNYPIEIVDNLLPEVKELKRRGV, from the coding sequence ATGTATGACATCCGTGGACTAAATGAAGAATGTGGTGTGTTTGGCATATGGAATCATCCTTACGCTGCGCATTTAACGTATCTGGCGCTACACAGTCTTCAACATCGCGGGCAAGAAGGTGCGGGTATCGTGTGCTCCAATGGTGAACAATTATTCGGTGCACGTGGTATGGGATTGCTTACCGAAGCTATATCAGATGAGCAACTCAAGTCGCTGGAAGGCTATCAGAGTGCAATCGGCCATGTCCGTTATGCAACGACAGGTGCCAGTGAAATTTCGAATGTACAGCCGTTTTTGTTCAAACATTCGAAAGGTGATTTAGGGTTGGCGCATAATGGGAACTTGACAAATGCGCACCAAATACGTCGTGCCATTGAATCAGAAGGTGGTATTTTTCAAACGACGAGCGATTCAGAAGTACTTGCCCATTTATTGATCAAGGGGAAGTCAAAACATATTAAAGCGAACCAAAAAGCAGCGTTAAATCAAGTGAAAGGTGCATTTAGTTGTGTCATATTAAATGAACAGCAATTAACAGCAACTCGTGATAACTGTGGTGTACGTCCACTTATGTTAGGGAAAGTAGACGGCGCATATTGTATTGCCAGCGAAACATGTGCCTTTACAGCGATTGGTGCAGAATATATTCGTGATATTGAGCCGGGAGAGTTGATTACATTCTCAGGTGACAACGACGTGGATTATGATTCATACACGCCCGACACGCATCAACATATGTGTGCTATGGAATATATTTACTTCGCACGACCTGACTCTGAGTTTCAAAAGCATTCGATTTATCAAGTTCGTAAAGCATTAGGACGTCAGTTGGCAAAAGAAATGGGGATTGAAGCGGATATCGTGATTGGTGTTCCGGACTCTTCATTACAAGCTGCGAAAGGTTTTTCAGAAGAGACGGGAATTCCGAATGAACAAGGTTTGCTAAAAAATCGATATATAGGCCGAACGTTCATTACACCTGATCAAACCGTACGTGAGAGACAAGTACGTATGAAACATTCACCTATTCGTGATGTTGTAGAAGGCAAGCGTGTGGTTGTTATTGATGATTCGATTGTACGTGGAACAACGAGTAAATATATTGTAAAAGCATTGAAGTCTGCGGGGGCACGCGAAGTACATATGGGTATTTCATCACCACCGTTAAAAAATCCTTGTTATTACGGTATTGACGTTTCCACACATGCAGAACTTATGGCAGCCCAATATTCTGTTGAAACGATTAAAGACATGATTGGTGCAGACTCATTAACGTATCTATCTGTTGAAGGCATGCATGATGTCTTCAAACAATATGGTTCAAAAGGGGAATGCAATGCTTGTTTTACAGGAAACTACCCAATAGAAATTGTCGATAATCTATTACCAGAAGTTAAAGAATTGAAAAGAAGAGGAGTGTAG
- the purM gene encoding phosphoribosylformylglycinamidine cyclo-ligase — protein sequence MAESYKQAGVDIEAGYEAVKQMSSHVERTMRREVLGGLGGFGATFDLSQLNMKAPVLVSGTDGVGTKLKLAIDHHKHDTIGIDAVAMCVNDILTTGAEPLYFLDYIATNKVVPEVIAQIVKGISDGCVETNTALIGGETAEMGEMYHEGEYDVAGFAVGAVEKEDYIDGSEVKGGDVVIGLASHGIHSNGFSLVRRLIDQSGIDVHEKFDGERSYLETFLTPTALYVKPVLAVKEQVRIKAMTHITGGGFYENIPRALPEEKTAVIDITSFPTPKVFDWLQEVGRIDLDEMYHIFNMGIGYTLVVDADDEERVHEILKTLNIAAYSIGTITEEAAAIRLVEA from the coding sequence ATGGCTGAGTCATATAAACAAGCCGGTGTTGATATTGAAGCAGGGTATGAAGCAGTGAAACAAATGTCAAGTCACGTAGAACGTACGATGCGTCGAGAAGTTTTAGGAGGACTCGGAGGCTTTGGTGCTACGTTCGATCTTTCGCAACTGAACATGAAAGCGCCAGTACTTGTATCAGGCACAGATGGTGTTGGAACAAAATTAAAACTAGCCATTGATCATCATAAACATGACACAATTGGAATAGATGCGGTGGCAATGTGCGTCAATGATATTTTAACAACGGGTGCCGAACCACTTTATTTCCTAGATTATATTGCGACAAACAAAGTGGTACCAGAAGTCATTGCACAAATTGTCAAAGGAATTAGTGATGGTTGTGTCGAAACGAATACGGCTCTCATCGGTGGTGAAACAGCCGAGATGGGAGAGATGTATCATGAAGGTGAATATGATGTAGCAGGATTTGCCGTGGGCGCTGTCGAAAAAGAAGATTACATCGATGGCTCAGAAGTTAAAGGGGGTGATGTGGTGATTGGATTAGCCTCTCACGGGATTCACTCAAATGGCTTTAGCTTAGTACGTCGACTAATTGATCAATCAGGTATTGATGTTCATGAAAAATTTGACGGTGAACGTTCATATCTTGAAACATTTCTTACGCCAACAGCACTTTATGTAAAACCTGTATTAGCAGTTAAAGAGCAAGTGCGTATTAAAGCAATGACACATATAACAGGTGGCGGTTTTTATGAAAATATCCCTCGTGCTTTGCCAGAAGAAAAAACGGCTGTCATCGATATCACTTCATTCCCAACGCCTAAAGTGTTCGACTGGCTTCAAGAAGTAGGGCGTATTGATTTAGATGAAATGTATCACATTTTTAATATGGGCATTGGATATACATTAGTAGTCGATGCGGATGATGAAGAGCGTGTGCATGAAATTTTAAAAACGTTAAATATTGCAGCTTATTCAATTGGAACAATTACTGAAGAAGCAGCAGCGATTCGTTTGGTGGAGGCGTAA
- the purN gene encoding phosphoribosylglycinamide formyltransferase, giving the protein MVKIAIFASGSGTNFDNIMQHVEKGVLSNIEVTALYTDQPTAPCVQLGQQHGLPVHTYTPKSYVDKQVYEQEVLKQLKTEHVEWIVLAGYMRLIGNTLLDAYEGKILNIHPSLLPKYKGIDAIGQALNNGEIETGTTVHYVDAGMDTGQIIAQRTCPIYQDDTKAALEDRIKRLEYELYPEVIKQIIR; this is encoded by the coding sequence GTGGTTAAAATCGCAATTTTTGCATCAGGTTCTGGAACGAACTTTGATAACATCATGCAACATGTGGAAAAAGGGGTATTAAGCAATATTGAAGTGACGGCATTATATACAGATCAACCAACAGCACCATGTGTGCAACTTGGACAACAACATGGGTTACCGGTACATACTTATACGCCGAAATCCTATGTTGATAAACAAGTATATGAGCAAGAAGTGTTGAAACAATTAAAAACAGAACATGTGGAATGGATTGTGCTTGCAGGTTATATGCGTTTAATCGGTAATACGTTACTAGATGCGTATGAAGGTAAGATTTTAAATATTCACCCTTCACTTTTGCCGAAATATAAAGGTATCGATGCAATCGGTCAGGCGTTAAACAATGGGGAAATTGAAACGGGAACAACCGTTCATTATGTCGATGCAGGCATGGATACAGGACAAATTATTGCACAACGAACGTGTCCGATATATCAGGACGATACGAAAGCAGCATTAGAAGACCGCATTAAGCGTTTGGAATATGAATTATATCCAGAAGTCATAAAACAGATTATTCGATAA
- the purH gene encoding bifunctional phosphoribosylaminoimidazolecarboxamide formyltransferase/IMP cyclohydrolase, which yields MKKAILSVSNKTGIATFAKKLVAEGFELYSTGGTYRAIEEAGVPVSSVSDLTQFDEIMDGRVKTLHPAVHGGILADRDKPEHLEQLAAQNIDLIDMVVVNLYPFQETVKNPDVTEMDAIENIDIGGPTMLRAAAKNFKHVVTIVDPDDYDEVISRLQADTLDEAYRKALMIKVFKHTFEYDQAITNYFSDNEEVLRYGENPQQAATFVRTSHAANTLAGATQHHGKQLSYNNIKDADAALTLVKQFEGPAAVAVKHMNPCGVGIGENIHQAYLNAYEADSQSIFGGIVALNRPVTQALAESLHRIFLEVVIAPSFEKEALAVLQQKKNIRLLEVEMTSDASEQEFVSVSGGYLVQDKDTFDVPQSEMKVVTDVAPTDEQWEALLLGWKVVKAVKSNAIVLANNKQTVGVGAGQMNRVGSAEIAIERAIEMNDNVVLASDGFFPMDDTVETAAKAGIKAIIQPGGSIKDQDSIDMANKYGIAMVTTGMRHFKH from the coding sequence ATGAAAAAAGCGATATTGAGCGTTTCTAATAAAACTGGTATTGCAACATTTGCGAAAAAACTTGTAGCAGAAGGTTTTGAATTGTACTCAACAGGTGGAACATACCGTGCGATTGAAGAAGCGGGTGTACCGGTGTCATCCGTTTCTGACTTAACACAGTTTGATGAAATTATGGATGGACGTGTCAAAACATTACATCCAGCGGTACATGGCGGTATTCTTGCAGATCGTGATAAACCTGAGCACCTTGAACAGTTAGCAGCACAAAATATTGATTTGATAGATATGGTTGTGGTGAACTTATATCCATTTCAAGAAACAGTCAAAAATCCAGATGTGACTGAAATGGACGCAATTGAGAATATTGATATTGGCGGACCAACAATGTTGCGTGCAGCTGCCAAGAATTTTAAACACGTTGTAACAATTGTAGATCCTGACGATTACGACGAAGTGATTTCAAGATTACAAGCGGATACATTGGATGAAGCCTACCGCAAAGCATTGATGATTAAGGTTTTTAAACATACATTTGAGTATGATCAGGCAATTACGAATTATTTTAGCGACAATGAAGAAGTGTTACGTTATGGTGAAAATCCACAACAAGCAGCGACATTTGTTCGCACGTCTCATGCGGCTAATACACTTGCAGGCGCAACACAACATCACGGCAAGCAGTTAAGTTATAACAATATTAAAGATGCAGATGCCGCACTAACATTGGTAAAACAATTTGAAGGGCCAGCGGCAGTGGCGGTGAAGCATATGAACCCGTGCGGTGTTGGAATCGGAGAAAACATTCACCAGGCGTATTTGAATGCATATGAAGCAGATAGTCAATCCATCTTTGGTGGAATTGTAGCATTAAACCGACCAGTAACACAGGCGTTAGCTGAATCATTGCACAGAATTTTCTTAGAAGTAGTCATTGCGCCAAGTTTTGAGAAGGAAGCATTGGCAGTACTGCAACAAAAGAAAAATATTCGTTTATTAGAAGTAGAAATGACGAGTGACGCATCTGAACAAGAATTTGTCTCTGTATCAGGTGGCTACCTTGTACAAGATAAAGATACATTTGATGTCCCACAATCTGAGATGAAGGTTGTAACAGATGTCGCCCCAACAGATGAGCAATGGGAAGCACTTCTTCTAGGCTGGAAAGTCGTAAAAGCTGTGAAGAGTAATGCAATTGTGTTAGCAAATAACAAGCAAACAGTGGGCGTTGGCGCAGGACAAATGAATCGTGTCGGGTCAGCAGAAATTGCAATTGAACGAGCGATTGAGATGAATGACAATGTTGTACTTGCATCAGATGGATTCTTCCCAATGGATGATACGGTCGAAACAGCAGCTAAAGCAGGGATTAAAGCGATTATTCAACCGGGTGGCTCAATTAAAGACCAAGATTCAATAGATATGGCGAATAAATATGGCATCGCAATGGTGACGACAGGTATGCGTCACTTCAAACATTAA
- the purD gene encoding phosphoribosylamine--glycine ligase — MNILVVGGGGREHVLAKKLNQSPLVERVFAIPGNDAMAHVAEVHAEIDENEHDKIVAFAESHGVSWVVIGPEQPLTEGLADRLREAGIKVFGPNKAAAQIEGSKSFAKQLMAKYDIPTADYQEIDSKTEALAYVEQCDLPVVLKKDGLAAGKGVIIAETREAARAAVETLYSEEVGKVVFEQFLQGEEFSLMTFVNGDYAVPFDTIAQDHKRAYDNDEGPNTGGMGAYCPVPHIGQDVLDVTNERIAQPIARAMKEEGYDFFGLLYIGAILTEEGPKVIEFNARFGDPEAQVLLTRMESDLMAHILQLKAREPIDMRWKEEAVVGVMLASKGYPNAYEKGVSVTGFESDLDHYFVSGLKYNGTRYVNAGGRVILAIGEGTSIAEAQREAYQRVDQIESDCLFYRKDIANKAL; from the coding sequence ATGAATATTTTAGTTGTCGGTGGCGGTGGCCGTGAACATGTCCTTGCCAAAAAGTTAAACCAATCACCACTTGTTGAACGTGTATTTGCTATTCCTGGCAATGATGCGATGGCGCATGTTGCTGAAGTACATGCAGAAATTGACGAAAATGAGCATGATAAAATTGTTGCCTTTGCAGAATCACACGGCGTATCATGGGTTGTCATTGGTCCAGAGCAACCTTTAACAGAAGGCCTTGCAGATCGATTGCGTGAAGCAGGTATCAAAGTATTTGGACCGAATAAAGCAGCAGCACAGATCGAAGGTTCAAAGTCCTTTGCAAAACAATTAATGGCAAAATATGACATTCCAACAGCTGATTATCAAGAAATCGATTCAAAAACAGAAGCACTTGCATATGTTGAACAATGTGATTTGCCAGTTGTGTTGAAAAAAGATGGCTTAGCAGCAGGGAAAGGTGTGATTATTGCCGAGACACGAGAAGCAGCTCGAGCGGCGGTTGAAACACTTTATTCTGAAGAAGTCGGTAAAGTGGTATTCGAGCAATTTTTACAAGGGGAAGAATTTTCTTTAATGACTTTCGTTAATGGAGATTACGCTGTCCCATTTGATACGATTGCGCAAGATCATAAGCGTGCCTATGACAATGATGAAGGGCCAAATACGGGTGGTATGGGGGCGTATTGTCCCGTACCACATATCGGTCAAGATGTTTTGGATGTTACGAATGAACGTATTGCACAACCGATTGCACGTGCGATGAAAGAAGAAGGGTATGACTTCTTCGGTTTACTCTATATCGGTGCAATTTTAACAGAAGAAGGACCGAAAGTAATTGAGTTTAACGCACGATTTGGTGATCCCGAAGCACAAGTATTACTGACACGTATGGAAAGTGACTTAATGGCACACATATTACAATTGAAAGCACGAGAGCCGATAGATATGCGATGGAAAGAAGAAGCGGTCGTTGGTGTCATGCTAGCATCAAAAGGATATCCAAACGCATATGAAAAAGGGGTTTCCGTGACAGGTTTTGAATCAGACTTAGATCATTATTTTGTCAGCGGCTTAAAGTATAATGGTACCCGTTATGTCAATGCGGGTGGGCGTGTCATATTAGCGATTGGAGAAGGTACTTCGATTGCAGAAGCACAGCGTGAAGCATATCAGCGTGTTGATCAAATAGAAAGTGATTGTTTATTTTATCGTAAAGATATAGCAAATAAAGCATTGTAA
- a CDS encoding energy-coupling factor transporter transmembrane component T: MIESWKTRRTFMDQVNIVTKLFLAVALFFFIIFIHNFDMMLYLALFMLVFLLCVAGTKWKVVASFVTMATFFALTSSLFMIFYGNGTRVLLEFGFVKISVESLVRGLHLSLRTIVISYFGLSIAFTSQVIMIFYSLMQHLKVPPKVAYAFMAAFRMIPLMIESVFQLRNSLKMRYQMISNKNYSGFKRFKHLLIPLLSQNIRKAHRLSVAMEKKGFHDGTRTYYYHVPFSYRDILLIVIIIVLIALAFMSANYLPITGILDAR; the protein is encoded by the coding sequence ATGATTGAATCGTGGAAAACACGTCGAACGTTTATGGATCAAGTGAATATCGTGACGAAGCTCTTTCTAGCAGTCGCACTCTTCTTCTTTATCATCTTCATTCATAATTTTGATATGATGTTGTATTTGGCGCTTTTCATGCTTGTATTTTTACTCTGTGTAGCAGGAACCAAATGGAAAGTTGTTGCATCATTTGTAACGATGGCAACTTTCTTCGCACTCACATCTTCATTATTTATGATTTTTTATGGGAATGGTACACGTGTTTTATTAGAATTTGGTTTTGTAAAAATTAGTGTTGAAAGCCTTGTAAGAGGTTTACACCTTTCCTTAAGAACGATTGTTATTAGTTACTTCGGTTTATCGATTGCATTCACATCGCAAGTCATTATGATTTTTTATAGCTTAATGCAACATTTGAAGGTGCCACCAAAAGTTGCTTATGCCTTTATGGCAGCCTTTCGAATGATCCCATTGATGATCGAATCTGTATTTCAATTGCGTAATTCACTTAAAATGCGTTACCAAATGATTAGCAATAAAAATTACAGTGGTTTTAAGCGATTCAAACATCTTTTGATTCCACTACTCAGTCAAAATATCCGAAAAGCGCATCGCCTTTCTGTCGCAATGGAGAAAAAAGGGTTTCACGATGGGACGCGAACATATTATTACCATGTTCCATTCAGTTATCGTGATATTTTGTTAATTGTCATTATCATCGTGCTTATTGCACTTGCTTTTATGAGTGCCAATTATTTACCAATCACAGGTATTTTAGATGCACGTTAA